In Diachasmimorpha longicaudata isolate KC_UGA_2023 chromosome 7, iyDiaLong2, whole genome shotgun sequence, the following proteins share a genomic window:
- the LOC135164203 gene encoding UV radiation resistance-associated gene protein: protein MEVKVAEGLVRDLDLTLQPRAAPRYKVWLPLATQQLRLRSLCQVIGCNLETDKNIEICWFYFTLHRSSMSSPFYTSEPIDNASPRWASLEVPTLHATGLSTANEIVLRLWRRTEVANPATDVTVFTWGISFTGLVYMGPKLSNNLEPMLRPNSLIFHLYGGFFVPSYCLLHPPEFRRYLYMSVSNSEIRESYTVSKLTSLRRKMLLLKQQTEAAETLRERIASGDGVQSPKFKQTTLNRLLQPKRISKEKRAEILKMRKELEVAKFRTKLLEQERLRKMAELRGLNQLHLTVMEENQDHGSLLMERYRELNKDMERLKEWRQSHIETREVYVQTSAQLAFRRRQLMSDLCLPFPIRQESERKYTINDVHLPESEELDSCNDIQTSVALSYVAQCTQMVANFLNVPTRYPIILNGSRSKIVDHINDNFPEKDRQFPLFSRSKDKLRFHYGVYLLNKNIAQLRWCCGLTTIDLRPTLVNLGSLLNLKPNHSLDNSKRTFSGSSLDTDNSANGKHNIPLTPPLQKVMIDKINKTKTMNQLRTLRSSLGSSLDQGLDKPNQSFVLGKQSKRICKSEESAFDDKTFSLPRDRLSNSSEETIDDRVFQHGNNERLKPLNSNELLEPEIEITLPVSVSKPKCDDDNVRQRSSNSISSCEMALGGSQTDVDRTNGELDSGKMEISLSKLANAINNCRVDEESIQSNESSTPFDMEKLDKQRSQETLIGLVAAKRVIESTETLSSSLVSLDDSRNSCERIEERLSVASSCPESAKSFYDDEDESLRSNWRTESNPSLQMLAGLDRRTFPVPISRSQPNRVQEAINDYQASTEFIDSIRKSSENVFARTEALASKKTSFKVMKPRF, encoded by the exons AAGAACATTGAAATATGCTGGTTCTATTTTACACTGCACAGATCGAGTATGTCATCACCATTTTATACAAGTGAACCCATAGACAATGCTAGTCCACGATGGGCGAGCCTTGAAGTGCCTACTTTACATGCAACTGGCCTCTCCACTGCCAATG AAATAGTTTTACGCCTGTGGAGACGCACAGAAGTGGCCAACCCAGCAACAGACGTAACAGTATTCACCTGGGGTATCTCATTTACCGGTCTCGTCTACATGGGCCCAAAGCTCTCAAATAACCTGGAACCAATGCTCCGCCCCAACTCCCTAATATTTCACCTCTATGGTGGCTTTTTCGTGCCATCCTACTGCCTTCTCCACCCCCCTGAATTCCGTCGTTACCTCTACATGAGTGTCAGCAACTCGGAGATTCGCGAGAGCTACACTGTCTCCAAACTGACGAGTCTCAGACGAAAGATGCTGTTGTTGAAGCAACAGACTGAGGCTGCAGAAACCCTGCGCGAGAGAATAGCTTCTGGAGACGGGGTACAATCTCCGAAATTCAAGCAGACAACTCTCAATCGATTGCTGCAACCGAAGAGGATAAGTAAAGAGAAAAGGGCGGAAATCCTGAAGATGCGAAAGGAATTAGAAGTAGCAAAATTTAGAACTAAATTATTAGAGCAAGAGAGATTAAGAAAAATGGCTGAACTGCGTGGATTGAATCAATTACACTTGACTGTGATGGAGGAGAACCAGGATCACGGTTCTTTACTCATGGAGAGGTACAGAGAACTGAacaaagacatggagagactgAAGGAATGGCGTCAGAGTCACATAGAAACACGAGAAGTTTATGTGCAGACATCGGCGCAGTTGGCTTTTAGAAGGCGCCAGCTGATGTCAGACCTGTGCCTGCCCTTTCCCATTCGCCAAGAGTCTGAGCGAAAATACACTATCAACGACGTACACTTACCAGAGAGTGAAGAGCTCGACTCGTGCAACGACATTCAGACCTCAGTGGCATTGAGTTATGTGGCTCAGTGCACGCAGATGGTCGCCAACTTTCTCAATGTTCCCACCAGGTATCCCATAATCCTCAATGGCTCCAGGAGTAAAATAGTTGACCATATCAATGACAATTTTCCGGAGAAAGACCGTCAATTTCCTTTGTTTTCACGAAGCAAGGACAAACTGCGGTTTCATTATggagtttatttattgaataaaaatattgcccAACTCAGGTGGTGCTGCGGCCTCACGACGATTGATTTACGCCCAACATTGGTGAATTTAGGATCTCTGCTGAATTTGAAACCCAATCACTCATTGGACAACTCGAAACGAACCTTCTCAGGATCATCTTTGGACACTGATAACAGTGCCAATGGAAAGCACAATATCCCCCTAACCCCACCTCTTCAAAAAGTGATGATCGATAAGATCAACAAGACCAAGACCATGAACCAATTGAGAACGTTGAGATCTTCACTAGGATCTTCTCTGGATCAGGGTCTCGATAAGCCCAATCAGAGTTTCGTACTGGGAAAGCAGAGCAAACGAATTTGCAAGTCTGAAGAGTCTGCGTTCGACGACAAGACCTTTTCATTGCCAAGAGATAGGTTAAGCAACAGTAGTGAGGAGACCATTGACGACAGAGTCTTTCAACATGGTAATAATGAGAGGTTAAAACCACTGAACTCCAATGAGCTCCTCGAGCCTGAGATAGAGATAACGCTGCCGGTGTCAGTGTCAAAACCAAAGTGCGATGATGATAATGTCAGACAGAGGAGTTCCAATTCCATCAGCAGCTGTGAGATGGCTTTGGGAGGATCTCAGACTGATGTGGACAGGACGAATGGAGAGTTGGACAGTGGGAAGATGGAAATTTCGTTGAGTAAACTTGCTAATGCTATTAATAATTGTCGAGTTGATGAAGAGAGTATTCAATCGAATGAGAGTTCCACGCCTTTTgatatggaaaaattagatAAGCAGAGGAGTCAAGAGACCTTGATTGGTTTGGTAGCTGCTAAGAGAGTGATTGAGAGCACCGAGACACTCTCGAGTTCATTAGTTTCACTGGATGACAGCAGGAACTCTTGCGAAAGAATCGAGGAGAGACTGAGTGTCGCCTCCAGCTGTCCTGAGAGTGCTAAATCTTTCTATGATGATGAGGATGAAAGTCTGAGAAGCAATTGGAGGACCGAGTCCAATCCTAGTCTCCAGATGTTGGCTGGACTGGACAGACGAACATTTCCCGTTCCGATTTCTCGATCACAGCCTAACAGGGTTCAAGAGGCTATAAATGATTATCAAGCTTCCACCGAGTTCATTGATTCCATACGTAAAAGTTCAGAAAATGTATTTGCAAGAACGGAAGCACTGGCCAGCAAGAAAACGAGCTTTAAAGTCATGAAGCCAAGGTTCTAG